One genomic region from Hyalangium ruber encodes:
- a CDS encoding GTP-binding protein, which yields MSSVNLLAREVAAKIVFYGPGLSGKTTTLRKIYETVRPAHRGEMMSIATEGDRTLFFDFLPVKVERVNDCSVRLALYTVPGQVFYNATRKLVLQGADGVVFVADSQPEALDSNRESFQNLEENLLEQGIRLDRFPLVIQWNKRDIENVLPVEQLRAAINTRGVPEFETAATSGRGVLDALKAITRLVIKDLRAKRIVPAPRPTPTPVAPGAGLEAQLSQHLPMRPSQTMAAIQPPAMTPRQHPQSAVAGATAMAPRMDAAVATPPPTPAQAPSGQRALGPATALAPGLLFDHARAAEAAFAGAQYGTCVTACMDAVRRALAFAGEGSLAQQGFLLRVDGADLLRLQGLSNKVDALRVDDAAFALYFLMQVFTRLNAVGLPESA from the coding sequence GTGAGCAGCGTGAACCTGTTGGCCCGCGAAGTGGCCGCCAAAATCGTCTTTTACGGACCGGGGTTGTCGGGCAAGACGACGACCCTCCGGAAGATCTACGAGACGGTCCGACCGGCGCACCGCGGCGAGATGATGTCCATCGCCACCGAGGGAGATCGGACGCTCTTCTTCGACTTCCTGCCGGTGAAGGTGGAGCGGGTGAACGACTGCTCCGTGCGGCTGGCGCTCTACACCGTGCCCGGGCAGGTCTTCTACAACGCCACGCGCAAGCTGGTGCTGCAGGGGGCCGACGGCGTGGTGTTCGTGGCGGACTCGCAGCCGGAGGCGTTGGACTCCAACCGCGAGTCCTTCCAGAACCTGGAGGAGAACCTGCTCGAGCAGGGCATCCGCCTGGACCGCTTCCCGCTGGTGATCCAGTGGAACAAGCGGGACATCGAGAACGTACTGCCAGTGGAGCAACTCCGCGCTGCGATCAACACGCGCGGAGTGCCCGAGTTCGAGACGGCGGCCACCAGCGGCCGGGGCGTGCTGGACGCGCTCAAGGCCATCACCCGGCTGGTCATCAAGGATCTGCGGGCCAAGCGCATCGTCCCCGCGCCTCGCCCCACGCCGACGCCGGTGGCGCCAGGCGCCGGGCTGGAGGCGCAGCTGAGCCAGCACCTGCCGATGCGGCCCTCGCAGACGATGGCGGCGATCCAACCGCCCGCGATGACGCCGCGCCAGCACCCGCAGTCCGCGGTGGCGGGCGCCACGGCGATGGCGCCACGGATGGATGCAGCGGTGGCGACGCCTCCGCCCACGCCCGCGCAAGCTCCCTCCGGGCAGCGCGCGCTGGGTCCCGCGACGGCGCTGGCTCCGGGGCTGTTGTTCGACCATGCGCGCGCCGCCGAGGCGGCCTTCGCGGGCGCGCAGTACGGCACGTGCGTGACGGCCTGCATGGACGCGGTGCGCCGGGCGCTGGCCTTCGCGGGTGAGGGCTCGCTGGCGCAACAGGGCTTCCTGCTGCGCGTGGACGGCGCGGATCTGCTCCGGCTGCAGGGGCTCTCCAACAAGGTGGACGCCCTGCGGGTGGACGACGCGGCCTTCGCGCTCTACTTCCTGATGCAGGTCTTCACCCGGCTGAACGCCGTGGGGCTGCCCGAGTCGGCGTAG